The following proteins come from a genomic window of Solea solea chromosome 3, fSolSol10.1, whole genome shotgun sequence:
- the fgf23 gene encoding fibroblast growth factor 23: MDVNRRLGMRDTVLALLLAVLQGLPLGETAPNPSPLVGSNWGNPRRYVHLQTSTDLNNFYLEIRLDGTVCKTTTRTSYSVILLKAETRERVAILGVKSSRYLCMDVEGRPFSSPTCLRDDCLFNHKLLENNRDVYYSCRTGILFNLEGSRQVYSVGQNLPQTSLFLPKKNTVPLERLLLLRGKRNEVVDPSDPHNFYQGQTEAGSDSRAVPEDDTDLEVEVEVETEAGDDGRNVSRETPMAPSSHDPWNAHWSNPASPRSSGTMG, from the exons ATGGACGTCAACAGGAGACTGGGGATGAGGGACACTGTGTTGGCGCTCTTACTCGCTGTCCTGCAGGGACTTCCTCTCGGGGAAACGGCCCCGAACCCATCCCCGCTGGTCGGATCCAACTGGGGGAACCCGAGGAGATACGTCCACCTGCAAACTTCCACGGACCTCAACAACTTCTACTTGGAGATCAGGTTAGACGGCACCGTGTGCAAAACTACCACCAGGACTTCGTACA gTGTGATTTTACTGAAAGCTGAAACGAGGGAGCGCGTGGCCATCCTTGGCGTAAAAAGCAGCCGTTACCTGTGCATGGATGTGGAAGGCAGACCGTTCAGCTCC CCCACCTGTCTCAGAGACGACTGTCTCTTCAACCACAAGCTCCTGGAGAACAACAGGGACGTGTACTACTCCTGCCGGACCGGCATCCTGTTTAACCTGGAGGGCTCCCGGCAGGTGTACTCGGTGGGTCAGAACCTGCCGCAGACCTCGCTCTTCCTGCCCAAGAAGAACACGGTGCCACTAGAGCGCCTCCTGCTGCTCAGGGGGAAGCGGAACGAGGTCGTGGATCCATCCGACCCGCACAACTTCTACCAGGGTCAGACCGAGGCGGGCTCGGACTCCCGGGCCGTGCCGGAGGATGACACGGacctggaggtggaggtggaggtggagacGGAGGCCGGGGACGACGGGCGTAACGTGTCCCGGGAGACGCCGATGGCTCCGTCCTCCCACGACCCGTGGAACGCGCACTGGTCCAACCCGGCCAGTCCACGGAGCTCCGGGACCATGGGGTGA